TCCGGTTCCACCTGTAAGCAAGGTGAGGCTGAGGGTATTGTCATTGCCACCGGTCCCAACACTTTCTTCGGTCGTGCTGCCACTCTTGTCGGTCAGGACAACGACCAAGTCGGTCACTTGCAGCAGGTTCTTGCCCGTATCGGTACTTTCTGTCTTGTCTCCATCGGTATCTTCGTTCTCCTCGAGATCTTGATCATGTACGCCGACTTCCGATTCCCTTACCGACGTGGTCTCAACAACATCCTTGTCTTGCTCATTGGTGGTATCCCCATTGCCATGCCTACTGTCTTGTCCGTCACCCTTGCCGTCGGTGCCCAGCAGCTCGCCAAGCACAAGGCTATCGTTACTCGTATCACTGCTATTGAAGAGCTTGCCGGTGTCACCATCCTCTGTTCTGACAAGACCGGTACCCTCACCACCAACAAGCTTACCATTGACAAGGAGAATGTCAAGTGCTACTCCAAGTGGGATGTTGAGGGTGTCTGTCTCCTTGCTGCCTACGCTTCCCGAACTGAGAACCAGGATGCCATTGACGGCTGTGTTGTTGGTACTCTTCCCGACCCCAACCAGGCTCGTGCTGGTATCAAACTCCTTGACTTCAAGCCTTTCAACCCCGTTGACAAGCGTACCGAAATCACTTACCGAGACGAGATGGACGGTGGCAAGCTTAAGCGTGCTACCAAGGGTATGACTGGTATCATCATTGAACTCTGTAGCCGTGGCAAGACCAGCGAGCTTGAAGACCAACTTGAGGCTGATGTTGAGGAGTTTGCTCGACGTGGTCTCCGTGCTCTCGCTGTTGCTTACGAGGACGTTCTTGGTGACGACCCCTCCGCTGAGGGTAACGGTTTCGAGCTTGTCGGTCTTCTTTCTATCTTCGATCCTCCTCGATCCGACACCAAGAAGACTATTGACGACGCTATGGCTCTCGGTGTCAAGGTCAAGATGGTTACTGGTGACCAGCTTGCCATTGCTAAGGAAACCGGTCGACGACTTGGTCTTGGTGACCACATGTACCCCGCTAAGGTTTTGAAGGAAGGTCCCGAGCCTGGTAGCAAGCACGCCAACCTTGACGAGATGATCATGGACGCCGATGGTTTCGCCGGTGTCTTCCCTGAGCACAAGTTCGAGATTGTCAAGCGTATCCAGAACCTTGGTCACCTTTGTGCCATGACTGGTGACGGTGCTAACGATGCCCCTGCTCTTTCTCGTGCCAACGTCGGTATCGCTGTCGAGGGTGCCACCGACGCTGCCCGAGGTGCTGCCGACATTGTCCTTACTGAGCCCGGTCTTTCTACTATCGTTCACGCCATTTACGGTTCTCGAGTTATCTTCCAGCGTATGAGGAACTATGCCATCTACGCTTGTGCGGTTACCATCCGTATTGTTCTCTGCTTCGCCATCATGGTCTTCGCCTGGCAGTTCGACTTCCCTCCCTTCATGGTCCTGATCATTGCTGTTCTCAACGACGGTACCATCATGACTCTCTCTCTTGACCGAGTTCTTCCTTCTACTACCCCTGACTCTTGGGACCTTGCCGAAGTTTTCTCTTTCGGTGTCGCTTACGGTGTCTACCTCTCCGCCTCTACCATTGCTCTCTACGCTACCATGGAGAACACCACTTTCTTCGAGGACAGGTTCGGTGTTGAGCCTTTGAAGGGTAACTCTTACGGTGGTCACATGGTTATCTACCTCCAGGttgccatcatctctcAGGCTCTTATCTTCGTCACCCGATCTCACGGCCCTTCATGGACTGAGCGACCTTCCGTTGCTCTTATGATGGCTTTCTGTCTCGCTCAGCTCgtctcttccatcatcgCTGCCTACGCCGACTGGAGTTTCAGTGAAGTCCACTCCGTCTCTGGTGGCTGGATTGGTATTGTCTGGGTCTGGAACATTGTTTGGTACTTCCCTCTCGATGCCATCAAGTTcatcatgaagaagactgtTATCGCTGCTCTCCAGAGGAGGAAGGCCCGAAAGGCCGGCCCTGTCGTCCCCGAGGCTGGCCTCCAACGTGCCCCTTCTCGACACGAGTCTCTCTACTCCAACCGAACCAACTTCCTTACCCGAACCGCCAACCGACTCAGGGGTGGTGCCAAGATCTCCATGTCTCAGAACGAGCTTCAACGGTGAGTTTTGATGCCTGATTAGTTTATTTGTCTGGTTACTGATAGCCCATTTTGTAGATTCTCTTCCATTCAGGCTCAGCAGTCTGGTGCTGCCCTTACCCGTGCCCACTCTAGGCCCGCGGCGTAAGGAGTGTTCGTTTCGCGTTGAAGGAGCATTTGTAGCCAGACTGTTCTTTACTTCTGTGTAGCAGCTCTGGTCGTTATACATTTCCTATCCCCCTATTTCATCCGCATCATGATTTAGCTTACATACCTTCTACTTTTCGACATACCTTATCCTCTTCGATGAGCCTTCGTTCTCGTCATCCCTAGTTAAAATCATTAATCCCTTTCAAGATTTGTCTTGTCTCGTTCTCGCATAGCGTGCATTTGAATGCAAATCTGGTTATAGAGTGATATATGTAACAGGTATATAATAGAGCTCAGCACAGGCATTCCGAACCTTTTAAGGCAACCAAACTGATAGGAGACCCATCGAAAGCACACATGAAGTCGCACATATAAGCCGAGAGAACGGAAGATTGTTCCAGCGAACTTtctactactactactactatGTATCGATCAAGCATCGTGACACGTCCTTAGAAGACATTGTATTCTTGATCCTTGACGGCGACGAAggtgaagacgaagaagcaGCGAAGCAGAAGTAACGCGATATGAATTGATGGCGAAAGGCGAATGAAAGGCACGGGTGGTGACGTCTTACTATTAGTTATTCTCTCGGCAGTCTCGCGTCCAACTCCGGTGATTCCCTTCCCACGTCAATCATTCATCGATATTTCATCCGCCTTTCTCATTATTACACCCCTTATCCCTCTCAGACGCATTGATATAATCCTCAAAGCATTATAAGGATGCAAAGCAAGTTTGGCAACTTCATGAACAAGGCCCAGGCCGCCCTCAAGGTACGTCGTTTGCTTCTCATATAACCGCAATGTCTGTCGCTTTCCAAGAGCTTCAAACCGAGGTAGTTGAAATGGCATGCCGGCATTATAACATGGGGTACCTTCCAAAATTGTTCCCAGACTATCAGGTTCCAACGCTTCTGGATGGCTGCTGATGTTTCACTGCAGGAAGGGCAGACCATGGCGACGCAAGGCGGTTCCAATCTGATGCACTCATTTAGTCTTCCAGGAGAATCCCAGAAGGCTGCCCATATCTTGAGAGGCTTCCTAGGTGAGTACTGTGTTATGTGATGTATAGTTCGGAGACTATCCTGCTGTGGAGTTGCGAACATGTTTTGAGGATTATGATGCTGATTCGATCCTTATCTACGTAGCTGATCCTGCACATCCCGCCACCGCTCTCAACTCTATACCGAAGGCTGTGCTTCAAAGGGCGAAAGGTAAGTAGGCCCTTTGATGCCTTTTCGATTACTATATTTTATAATTCTTGGCTAATTTGCGTTTGCTTGCTTCAGGCCTTGCTGTCTTCACTATTATCAAGGCCGGTTTCGTATTTTCTGGAAAGGCCGGTTCAGGTCTTGTGGTAGCCAGGCTGCCGGATGGCAGTTGGAGTGCGCCAAGCTGTATTGCCACGGCTGGCGTCGGATGGGGATTACAAATCGGAGCAGGTCAGTGTCCCAGTTCATCAAAGAGACGTAGACCAAGCGTAATCCGATCTTCGATCGCAATCAGACTCAGCTGTAGTACTTTCGTACTGACAGGATTCGTCTCTAGATTTGACAGAGGTCGTCATTGTGCTCAACTCTGATGAAGCTGTCAAGGCGTTTTCTCGGGGGGGAAACATCACCATTGGCGGTAAGTCCATGTAAATCGCCTAAATCAAAGGTATCACTGATAACCGGAATTTCGGCAGGTGGTATTTCGGCTGCCGCTGGTCCTATTGGAACTGGAGGGCAAGTCGCTGCGTCCTTGGCCAATCCTGCTCCCATGTTCAGCTACAGTCGATCAAAGGGTAAGATTTTTCGACATATAGCTGCAAACAATAGAAATTAACGTGTGTTCGTGAAAGGTCTCTTTGCTGGTTTGACCTTGGACGGCACGATCCTCGtggagagaaaagatgCCAACAGGAACTTCTATGGTAGTAGCATCTCTTCAGCAGATATCCTTGCGTAAGTCCATCTGACAGGACAATCATCTTTGTATTCTGGGACTAAAGGCCATTTGATAGTGGCCAAGTACCTGCTCCCGAGATTGCCTCTGAGATGTACGACATTATAGAAGGTAAGTTGGATCCCTCCGGTAGCAATGCCATAAAAATAGAAAAAGACATCGAAAAGCCCCCGTGGCGCAATCGGTAGCGCGCACGACTCTTAGAGTCTGCTTGAACCGGTTACGGGCCATCATCTCAATCGTGCGGTTGCGGGTTCGAGCCCCGCCGGAGGCTTCTCTTTTTATTCTTTTTGCTATGCTTATGAGTGCACACTCTCCTGCTATCTTGGATCGTTTATCCAGCAATTTAGCGAAAAAAGCGCATGAAAAATTGTCGAAAATGGGGTGGCGGAGGCCGCGGGGAAGGGTTTGAAATTTTTTGGCTCTTGCTCAAAATTTTATCCGCGGCCGACCTTTAACTTACACCTTCGCTTGTCGCCTTGCCTGTTTGCCGCATGCGTATCTCTTGCATAATCAGGCCCAGCTGCTCGTCGATAGCGATTCAAAAGTGATGAAAACGAATATGCATGCTGACGTTTGCTCACTAGCTGCAGAGGAAATCGACGAAAGCGGCGTTCCAGAAGGGGGCTACGTTCCTACTACTACCGGTGAACACGCTCCCGTCCCAAGCCCTTCTGCTGGCTATGCTACCACGCCAGGATCTGGAGCAGTAGCTGGAACGGCATCTTTTGGTAGCAGCAAGACCGTATTTGACGCGAGCGCTGAGACACATTAGTTATGTCCATAGGCCGATACTGGACGACGTCTGAGTCCTTAGATTGTAACAATATACTGATGGAACACTCTGGGTTTCCGACTTTTTTCTATCGACGTTTTGAGGCAACATTCTCAACTGGGAAAGATACAACTGATTATTCATTCATGCTACCAGCCTTTTCATTCAATACAATTAATTTTATTCCACCCCCCTTATACGACGCGAGGTCATGTTGAAGATCCAGGATCGCCTGAACTTCTCCTACTCGAACCAGGTTGGCTAGGAGTCCTTGCAAAAGGTGGGCGGCTGCTTCGAAGATCGTGAGAAATAGATGGGCGCCTTGAGCTTTGACCTGATGGGGGCATAAGATTATCTCGACGAGAATTGAGGAATCCTTGGGCTGAAGCAATTGAAAGTTGGGCTCTGCAAGAGTCACAATAACGCATAGTAAACGTCTCGACATGAAGCGCGTGGGTTCTAGGTCCACAAGTTAGCCTGCACAGAACATTTCAAAGTCGTTCTTGGCCACTTACCCGCAAAATGCACCTCCACACCCGCCACAATGGCGCTTGGGCTCTATAATTTTGTCAGCGTAGACTAGGTATAGTGAACGATATGTCTCACCAAGCAGGCCGAAGTGCCTGGTACATCTTCTGGCCATGCATGTATGGGACACCGCATCTGCCACATGCCTAGCATGACCGTCGGGTAAAGACCATTGATATAGAGAGAATTTCTTATTGCCCTCACCGGGATTGAACGCAGCGTAAAGAGTTTCGCTATAGTCGGGTCAAGTTAGTTTTTTAATTAGGTAAATTGAGCTTTCGAAGAAAGAACTCACCCAATGAACTTTACCGAACAGCAGTCACCCCCTTCGTGATCATCTGATCGATGGATCACTCCTTGTGGGACAAGTGACCAAGGTATCGTCGGACCTGGGTTGAAGACGTTGATCTCTCCTGGGGCACAGCGGAAAAGAACAATCCTCGCACCAACTCCAATGACAAACAGGGCACCGAACTTCAAAAATTCTCTATTTAAGAAGGTGATGCCACCTGTAAATTCGTCCTCGTAAGGCTCCTCAGACATTTCGGATGCTGTGTCGTTTTCAATGAAAGAGATACAATCGCCAATACTGATCGAGGCAATTTGGTGGCCGTTAAGTGAGAAGAGGAATACGTGTTTTCTACTGGCCACAGCAATTAAACCCTGTCAAACAAGCGATCAGCTCAGTGGGGCATATGTCCAAGAAAAACGTCTCACATCAGCTTCATTGATTTCGCAAAATTCAATAGGCTCCCTCTTTCCAGTCTGCAGAGTCCTGATATATCGCAGCCGATTGGTATCCCATACCATAGCATCCCCGTCCTATGAGCTTCGTTGTCAATAAAATGGTCTGTACATCACCTAAACCACTTACCTCTGCACCGCTAACAAGTATACTCCATGAAGCGTTAGCAGCTAAACAAGTTACTGGACGACAATGGCCTCTGAGAGTTGCTTCGCGCTGCATTGTAACATCTCCTCGGCGATACCCGGCACCATTGACGTTGATACGCCATGCAATGATGATACCAAGCGATGAAACAGTGAGAAAGAGCGATGATGAGGCGAAAACTGCATTCACAGGGTGTATCCCCTCACACAGGTAGACGAGCTGGATCTCCTGTCAGTTTGCGCCACTTCTTTGAGAAAAGAGAATACCCATAACCTACTTTGCTAACCCCATCTTGGTAGTATATTCTTATAGAACCATCGACGAAGCCATACTGCACTGTCAAGTGTGCGAAACCTGGAATAGGCAGTCTATATCTTTGTGACGGCTTGGGTTTCGTGTCTGggccagaaggaagatcGATAAGGTCTATCGAATTTACTGTCTCAGTGATAGGAAGTATGCTTCTGAGCATCAACTGCCAGTGCTCGGCTACGCCGAATCGCACACCCACGGGTAGGTCGCTTTGCCCGCCAAGGAaacgatgaggatgaggaaatTTAAAGATTTGGTTTGGCGTCTGACCGAAATTGTGAATGATTGCTGTCGAGGcagccttttcttcttcattttcaatGTTTTCCAGGTCTACAGCACCTCGATATGACAAGGGATGGAAACAGTTGAAGGCAGCTGCGTCCCTCTGTTTATAACCGAAGGTGAGATCGATCCAAGATGCCAGATGGCGAGAGACATAGTCAGATTCTAACGCTTCCCGGTGTCGATGGATGAACAAATGAGGGTCTCCAAGCGCCCAAGGCGGCAGAATAACATCGTCCACGGCTTCACCGGAGACTTGTTTTCTTCCAAAGTTGTGGTGATTCTGGCAATACTTCAGTACATTACATGCCAATGTTACCTATAATACTCACGAGATTCATCAAGAAAACTGGTGAGTAGAAGAATTCGGGAATCAACTCTCGCACATCGCCACGATTATCTGAAGAGGCAGATTCCCAAGCCCTTGGAATGCTTGAGAAGAGACGATCAGCCAAGTCAAAATTACCGCCCTAGGATAGCAGTTAGAACAGTTTTTGGCTTTTATTGGAGGCTTTTACATACCTGTAAGGCTAAGAATATCTCAGTAAAGGGTGAAAGACGAATCATGTAGCCGCAGACAATCATGGATGAGCTATAATGTGTTCCGTAGTGACTGCGACGATGTCAGTTCGAATCAGTCTTAAATTACGACAAGCTTACAAAGGTTTTTCACCGACGCTTTCTGTCGCAGCGTAGCGCTCCATagcctcttctcttctgGCTGGTGTCAAAGCACCCATGGGAAAACGGAGGTTTCTAAAAGAGGATTCAGACCTGAGGTCCAGATGGTCTGATGAATAATCGGCCACGACCCATGGGAACACAGGATATTGAGTAACGTCTAGTCAATTGTATAAGCGTAATTCAGATAATGATGGGAAAAGCAATTACCATTGGGTGTACGGTTGGCATACTGATTCAAAAGTTGCAAGTACGCAAACTTCTCACTTGTTAACTCGCTTACCAGTGTTTTCAATGGGTACTCACATTGCTGATTTCCCGGTTTTGCCATTTCCTTTGCAACGCCTCCAGTTGTTGTTCACTCTTGTCCATGGCCTTTGCAACTGTATCGAGGACGAAGTTACCAATGATACTCTTCGATATAGCATCGCGATgatccttctttccactGATTCTTTGCACGACAGCTTGTCTCTCCCTCTTGTCCCGGAAAACAACAAGAAAATTGCGCTTATCAGAGAAGTAAAGCTCCAGGGCCACATCGCGGAAGAGAAATGCACGTTTGTTGTTCTCGATAATTTCATTGTAAGACCTACGCGGTTCAGGCAATCAGTCACAAGTGTCAGGTTTACCAATGTCATGTCACATACCAGCAATGACTCTGCtggtcatcagcatccaaCTCAACAAGTGTACCGGAAGGAATAGACAGGACATCTTTTTGAGCATCCTTTGCGTCGATGACCTCTCCACCTGGAGTTTGAACCAGTCCGTCAATGAGGTAAAGATTTTTCTTTCCAAGGATAAGAAGACCAGCTAAGATGGAGGGTTCAGTCTCACATTTACCACAAAGCCGAGCAAGACTCACGACAAGCATCCACTCCTACTATCCTCACAATATTCTAAAGTCCTCCCTTAATTAACAAGGGCTAGGCAGATAAACATTTCAATACTCACATGTGCTTCCTCTACCATATCGCCGGCTTTCAAGCTCTTAGCTATTTTTCTCATCTTGTCATCGCCGCGCTCTTCTATCTCGACAA
Above is a genomic segment from Cryptococcus decagattii chromosome 13, complete sequence containing:
- a CDS encoding plasma-membrane proton-efflux P-type ATPase, with amino-acid sequence MSDHEKVGHTEEVPTKESSLENKVQGEEVPATGTDEPKKKREYKEMEHKTEGDLHAKVDMNTIQFTAADLYDKDKVDIEHVVMEEVYQLLQCTDAGLTEAEATERIGIFGPNKLEEKSENVILQFLSFMWNPLSWVMEGAALVAIALSNGGGTPPDWQDFVGIVLLLFVNSTIGFVEERNAGNAVKALMDSLAPKARVKRDGQWKEIESAELVPGDLIAFKHGDVCPSDCRLVEAIDVSMDQAALTGESLPVGKHEGDECFSGSTCKQGEAEGIVIATGPNTFFGRAATLVGQDNDQVGHLQQVLARIGTFCLVSIGIFVLLEILIMYADFRFPYRRGLNNILVLLIGGIPIAMPTVLSVTLAVGAQQLAKHKAIVTRITAIEELAGVTILCSDKTGTLTTNKLTIDKENVKCYSKWDVEGVCLLAAYASRTENQDAIDGCVVGTLPDPNQARAGIKLLDFKPFNPVDKRTEITYRDEMDGGKLKRATKGMTGIIIELCSRGKTSELEDQLEADVEEFARRGLRALAVAYEDVLGDDPSAEGNGFELVGLLSIFDPPRSDTKKTIDDAMALGVKVKMVTGDQLAIAKETGRRLGLGDHMYPAKVLKEGPEPGSKHANLDEMIMDADGFAGVFPEHKFEIVKRIQNLGHLCAMTGDGANDAPALSRANVGIAVEGATDAARGAADIVLTEPGLSTIVHAIYGSRVIFQRMRNYAIYACAVTIRIVLCFAIMVFAWQFDFPPFMVLIIAVLNDGTIMTLSLDRVLPSTTPDSWDLAEVFSFGVAYGVYLSASTIALYATMENTTFFEDRFGVEPLKGNSYGGHMVIYLQVAIISQALIFVTRSHGPSWTERPSVALMMAFCLAQLVSSIIAAYADWSFSEVHSVSGGWIGIVWVWNIVWYFPLDAIKFIMKKTVIAALQRRKARKAGPVVPEAGLQRAPSRHESLYSNRTNFLTRTANRLRGGAKISMSQNELQRFSSIQAQQSGAALTRAHSRPAA